From one Ctenopharyngodon idella isolate HZGC_01 chromosome 15, HZGC01, whole genome shotgun sequence genomic stretch:
- the LOC127495480 gene encoding NLR family CARD domain-containing protein 3-like isoform X8: protein MDDTQTSRDEDFSPGFSSVHQKRSEPEPSFVSMRSDWSMDPPENFKSGDTQTDLSSVHQKRSEPESSCVSMRSDESMGHKIHFPSGDTQTDLSHEVLNRFRSNLMKKFECLYEGTAQQGNPTLLNEIYTELYITESESGEISNEHEVRQIETQSRRAATEDTPIQCNDIFRPLPGQDKPIRTVLTKGVAGIGKTVSVQKFILDWAEGKENQDVQLIFPLPFREINLMKDKTLSLSDLLHVFFPETKEMVIFSDKYKVLFIFDGLDECRLSLDFQSDVRLCDVSESVSVDVLLTNLITGNLLPSALIWITSRPAAADLVPSECVHRVTEVRGFNEPQKEEYFRKRISDQSLANTIITHLKSSRSLYIMCHIPVFCWISATVLEKMLSEAESGEIPKTLTQMYTHFLILQTNIKHEKDYEKKVKDKDMILKLGKVAFQQLVKGNVIFYEEDLRECGIDVREASVYSGLCTQIFREEFGWYQGKVFCFVHLSIQEHLAALYVHLSFTNNNRNVFEPITKQSLQCKVKDWLPLNLFKHVSLSKLHQRAVNEALQSKNGHLDLFLRFLLGLSVESHQILLKRVMKQRRSRSDSSAETVEYIKKKIRTIDSPEKSINLFHCLNELGDHSLVEEIQQYLKSGRLKEANLSSSQWSAVVFVLLTSEKKLEVFDINTFVGGNNKAEKLKVYLKLLPVIKESRSVQLVDCDLTDEGCAALTSALRSNPSHLRELNLTGNKIGNSVNLLSDVLQDPHCKLEKLWLSYCGVTDEGCAALTSALRSNPSHLRVLDLSGNNLGPSELLTALKNSPHYKLETLWL, encoded by the exons ATGGATGACACACAAACATCCAGAGATGAAGATTTTTCTCCAGGATTCAG TTCAGTTCATCAGAAGAGATCAGAACCAGAGCCCAGCTTTGTGTCTATGAGGAGTGACTGGTCTATGGATCCACCAGAAAATTTTAAGAGTGGAGATACACAGACTGATCTCAG TTCAGTTCACCAGAAGAGATCAGAAccagagtccagctgtgtgtctatgaggAGTGACGAGTCTATGggtcataaaatacattttccgAGTGGAGATACACAGACTGATCTGAG CCATGAAGTCCTCAACAGGTTTAGATCAAATCTGATGAAGAAGTTTGAGTGTCTGTATGAGGGAACAGCACAGCAGGGAAAcccaacactcctgaatgagaTCTACACAGAGCTCTACATCACAGAGAGTGAGAGTGGAGAGATCAGTAATGAGCATGAGGTGAGACAGATTGAGACACAATCCAGGAGAGCAGCAACAGAGGACACACCGATCCAATGCAATGACATCTTTAGACCTTTACCTGGacaagacaaacccatcagaactgtgctgacaaagggagtcgctggcattggaaaaacagtctctgtgcagaagttcatcctggactgggctgaagggaaaGAGAATCAGGACGTCCAGCTCATATTTCCACTTCCTTTCAGAGAGATCAATTTGATGAAGGACAAAACACTCAGTCTTTCTGATCTTCTTCATGTCTTTTtccctgaaacaaaagaaatggtAATATTCAGTGACAAATATAAAgtgttgttcatctttgatggtctggacGAGTGTCGTCTGTCTCTGGATTTTCAGAGCGATGTGAGGTTGTGTGATGTAAGTGAATCAGTCTCAGTGGACGTGCTGCTGACGAACCTCATTACGGGgaatctgcttccctctgctctcatctggatcacctccagaccagcagcagctgatCTCGTCCCCTCTGAGTGTGTCCATCGAGTGACAGAGGTACGAGGATTCAATGAGCCACAGAAGGAGGAAtacttcaggaagagaatcagtgatcaGAGTCTGGCCAATACGATCATCACACACCTGAAGTCATCAAGGAGCCTctacatcatgtgccacatcccagtgttctgctggatctcagccactgttctagagaagatgttgagtgaagcagagagtggagagattcccaagactctcactcaaatgtacacacacttcctgatcctTCAGACCAACATCAAACATGAGAAGGACTATGAGAAGAAAGTGAAAGATAAAGACATGATCCTCAAACTGGGGAAAGTGGCTTTTCAGCAGCTTGTGAAAGGCAATGTGATCTTCTATGAGGAAGACCTGAGAGAGTGTGGCATTGATGTGAGAgaagcatcagtgtactcaggattgtgcactcagatcttcagagaggagTTTGGCTGGTATCAGGGGAAAGTCTTCTGCTTTGTTCATCTGAGCATTCAGGAACATCTAGCGGCTCTATATGTGCACCTCTCCTTCACTAACAACAACAGAAATGTGTTTGAGCCCATCACTAAACAGAGTTTGCAGTGTAAAGTTAAGGACTGGCTTCcacttaatttatttaaacatgtttCATTATCTAAGCTGCATCAGAGAGCTGTGAATGAGGCTCTACAGAGTAAAAATGGACATCTGGACCTTTTCCTGCGATTTCTTCTGGGTCTTTCAGTGGAGTCTCATCAGATTCTTCTAAAAAGAGTAATGAAACAGAGAAGAAGCAGATCTGACAGCAGTGCGGAAACAGTTGAGTACATCAAGAAGAAGATCAGGACCATTGACTCTCCAGAGAaatccatcaatctgttccactgtctgaatgaactgggtGATCATTCACTAGTGGAGGAAATACAACAGTATCTGAAATCTGGAAGACTAAAGGAAGCCAATCTCTCTTCATCTCAGTGGTCAGCTGTAgtctttgtgttgttgacatcagaGAAGAAGCTGGAAGTGTTTgacattaatacatttgttGGAGGAAACAATAAAGCTGAAAAACTGAAAGTTTATCTGAAGCTGCTGCCTGTGATTAAAGAATCCAGATCAGTTCA GTTGGTTGATTGTGAtctcacagatgaaggttgtgctgctctgacttcagctctgagatcaaacccctcacacctgagagaactgaaTCTGACTGGGAATAAAATAGGAAATTCAGTGAATCTGCTGTCTGATGTACTacaggatcctcactgtaaactggagaaactgtg gttgagttattgtggagtcacagatgaaggttgtgctgctctgacttcagctctgagatcaaacccctcacacctgagagtaCTGGATCTATCTGGGAATAATCTAGGACCTTCAGAACTGCTCACTGCTCTAAAGAATTCTCCACATTATAAACTAGAGACACTGTG GTTATGA
- the LOC127495480 gene encoding NACHT, LRR and PYD domains-containing protein 3-like isoform X5: MDDTQTSRDEDFSPGFSSVHQKRSEPEPSFVSMRSDWSMDPPENFKSGDTQTDLSSVHQKRSEPESSCVSMRSDESMGHKIHFPSGDTQTDLSHEVLNRFRSNLMKKFECLYEGTAQQGNPTLLNEIYTELYITESESGEISNEHEVRQIETQSRRAATEDTPIQCNDIFRPLPGQDKPIRTVLTKGVAGIGKTVSVQKFILDWAEGKENQDVQLIFPLPFREINLMKDKTLSLSDLLHVFFPETKEMVIFSDKYKVLFIFDGLDECRLSLDFQSDVRLCDVSESVSVDVLLTNLITGNLLPSALIWITSRPAAADLVPSECVHRVTEVRGFNEPQKEEYFRKRISDQSLANTIITHLKSSRSLYIMCHIPVFCWISATVLEKMLSEAESGEIPKTLTQMYTHFLILQTNIKHEKDYEKKVKDKDMILKLGKVAFQQLVKGNVIFYEEDLRECGIDVREASVYSGLCTQIFREEFGWYQGKVFCFVHLSIQEHLAALYVHLSFTNNNRNVFEPITKQSLQCKVKDWLPLNLFKHVSLSKLHQRAVNEALQSKNGHLDLFLRFLLGLSVESHQILLKRVMKQRRSRSDSSAETVEYIKKKIRTIDSPEKSINLFHCLNELGDHSLVEEIQQYLKSGRLKEANLSSSQWSAVVFVLLTSEKKLEVFDINTFVGGNNKAEKLKVYLKLLPVIKESRSVQLVDCDLTDEGCAALTSALRSNPSHLRELNLTGNKIGNSVNLLSDVLQDPHCKLEKLWLRDCGVTDEGCAALTSALRSNPSHLRELNLTENKLGNSVNLLSAVLQDPHCKLEKLCLRYCGVTDEGCAALTSALRSNPSHLRELNLSENKLGDSVNLLSDVLQDPHCKLEKLWLSYCGVTDEGCAALTSALRSNPSHLRVLDLSGNNLGPSELLTALKNSPHYKLETLWL; the protein is encoded by the exons ATGGATGACACACAAACATCCAGAGATGAAGATTTTTCTCCAGGATTCAG TTCAGTTCATCAGAAGAGATCAGAACCAGAGCCCAGCTTTGTGTCTATGAGGAGTGACTGGTCTATGGATCCACCAGAAAATTTTAAGAGTGGAGATACACAGACTGATCTCAG TTCAGTTCACCAGAAGAGATCAGAAccagagtccagctgtgtgtctatgaggAGTGACGAGTCTATGggtcataaaatacattttccgAGTGGAGATACACAGACTGATCTGAG CCATGAAGTCCTCAACAGGTTTAGATCAAATCTGATGAAGAAGTTTGAGTGTCTGTATGAGGGAACAGCACAGCAGGGAAAcccaacactcctgaatgagaTCTACACAGAGCTCTACATCACAGAGAGTGAGAGTGGAGAGATCAGTAATGAGCATGAGGTGAGACAGATTGAGACACAATCCAGGAGAGCAGCAACAGAGGACACACCGATCCAATGCAATGACATCTTTAGACCTTTACCTGGacaagacaaacccatcagaactgtgctgacaaagggagtcgctggcattggaaaaacagtctctgtgcagaagttcatcctggactgggctgaagggaaaGAGAATCAGGACGTCCAGCTCATATTTCCACTTCCTTTCAGAGAGATCAATTTGATGAAGGACAAAACACTCAGTCTTTCTGATCTTCTTCATGTCTTTTtccctgaaacaaaagaaatggtAATATTCAGTGACAAATATAAAgtgttgttcatctttgatggtctggacGAGTGTCGTCTGTCTCTGGATTTTCAGAGCGATGTGAGGTTGTGTGATGTAAGTGAATCAGTCTCAGTGGACGTGCTGCTGACGAACCTCATTACGGGgaatctgcttccctctgctctcatctggatcacctccagaccagcagcagctgatCTCGTCCCCTCTGAGTGTGTCCATCGAGTGACAGAGGTACGAGGATTCAATGAGCCACAGAAGGAGGAAtacttcaggaagagaatcagtgatcaGAGTCTGGCCAATACGATCATCACACACCTGAAGTCATCAAGGAGCCTctacatcatgtgccacatcccagtgttctgctggatctcagccactgttctagagaagatgttgagtgaagcagagagtggagagattcccaagactctcactcaaatgtacacacacttcctgatcctTCAGACCAACATCAAACATGAGAAGGACTATGAGAAGAAAGTGAAAGATAAAGACATGATCCTCAAACTGGGGAAAGTGGCTTTTCAGCAGCTTGTGAAAGGCAATGTGATCTTCTATGAGGAAGACCTGAGAGAGTGTGGCATTGATGTGAGAgaagcatcagtgtactcaggattgtgcactcagatcttcagagaggagTTTGGCTGGTATCAGGGGAAAGTCTTCTGCTTTGTTCATCTGAGCATTCAGGAACATCTAGCGGCTCTATATGTGCACCTCTCCTTCACTAACAACAACAGAAATGTGTTTGAGCCCATCACTAAACAGAGTTTGCAGTGTAAAGTTAAGGACTGGCTTCcacttaatttatttaaacatgtttCATTATCTAAGCTGCATCAGAGAGCTGTGAATGAGGCTCTACAGAGTAAAAATGGACATCTGGACCTTTTCCTGCGATTTCTTCTGGGTCTTTCAGTGGAGTCTCATCAGATTCTTCTAAAAAGAGTAATGAAACAGAGAAGAAGCAGATCTGACAGCAGTGCGGAAACAGTTGAGTACATCAAGAAGAAGATCAGGACCATTGACTCTCCAGAGAaatccatcaatctgttccactgtctgaatgaactgggtGATCATTCACTAGTGGAGGAAATACAACAGTATCTGAAATCTGGAAGACTAAAGGAAGCCAATCTCTCTTCATCTCAGTGGTCAGCTGTAgtctttgtgttgttgacatcagaGAAGAAGCTGGAAGTGTTTgacattaatacatttgttGGAGGAAACAATAAAGCTGAAAAACTGAAAGTTTATCTGAAGCTGCTGCCTGTGATTAAAGAATCCAGATCAGTTCA GTTGGTTGATTGTGAtctcacagatgaaggttgtgctgctctgacttcagctctgagatcaaacccctcacacctgagagaactgaaTCTGACTGGGAATAAAATAGGAAATTCAGTGAATCTGCTGTCTGATGTACTacaggatcctcactgtaaactggagaaactgtg gttgagagattgtggagtcacagatgaaggttgtgctgctctgacttcagctctgagatcaaacccctcacacctgagagaactgaaTCTGACTGAGAATAAACTGGGTAATTCAGTGAATCTTCTCTCTGCTGTACTacaggatcctcactgtaaactggagaaactgtg ttTGAGATATTGTGgcgtcacagatgaaggttgtgctgctctgacttcagctctgagatcaaacccctcacacctgagagaactgaaTCTGTCTGAGAATAAACTGGGTGATTCGGTGAATCTGCTGTCTGATGTACTacaggatcctcactgtaaactggagaaactgtg gttgagttattgtggagtcacagatgaaggttgtgctgctctgacttcagctctgagatcaaacccctcacacctgagagtaCTGGATCTATCTGGGAATAATCTAGGACCTTCAGAACTGCTCACTGCTCTAAAGAATTCTCCACATTATAAACTAGAGACACTGTG GTTATGA
- the LOC127495480 gene encoding NLR family CARD domain-containing protein 3-like isoform X7, translating to MDDTQTSRDEDFSPGFSSVHQKRSEPEPSFVSMRSDWSMDPPENFKSGDTQTDLSSVHQKRSEPESSCVSMRSDESMGHKIHFPSGDTQTDLSHEVLNRFRSNLMKKFECLYEGTAQQGNPTLLNEIYTELYITESESGEISNEHEVRQIETQSRRAATEDTPIQCNDIFRPLPGQDKPIRTVLTKGVAGIGKTVSVQKFILDWAEGKENQDVQLIFPLPFREINLMKDKTLSLSDLLHVFFPETKEMVIFSDKYKVLFIFDGLDECRLSLDFQSDVRLCDVSESVSVDVLLTNLITGNLLPSALIWITSRPAAADLVPSECVHRVTEVRGFNEPQKEEYFRKRISDQSLANTIITHLKSSRSLYIMCHIPVFCWISATVLEKMLSEAESGEIPKTLTQMYTHFLILQTNIKHEKDYEKKVKDKDMILKLGKVAFQQLVKGNVIFYEEDLRECGIDVREASVYSGLCTQIFREEFGWYQGKVFCFVHLSIQEHLAALYVHLSFTNNNRNVFEPITKQSLQCKVKDWLPLNLFKHVSLSKLHQRAVNEALQSKNGHLDLFLRFLLGLSVESHQILLKRVMKQRRSRSDSSAETVEYIKKKIRTIDSPEKSINLFHCLNELGDHSLVEEIQQYLKSGRLKEANLSSSQWSAVVFVLLTSEKKLEVFDINTFVGGNNKAEKLKVYLKLLPVIKESRSVQLVDCDLTDEGCAALTSALRSNPSHLRELNLTGNKIGNSVNLLSDVLQDPHCKLEKLWLRDCGVTDEGCAALTSALRSNPSHLRELNLTENKLGNSVNLLSAVLQDPHCKLEKLWLSYCGVTDEGCAALTSALRSNPSHLRVLDLSGNNLGPSELLTALKNSPHYKLETLWL from the exons ATGGATGACACACAAACATCCAGAGATGAAGATTTTTCTCCAGGATTCAG TTCAGTTCATCAGAAGAGATCAGAACCAGAGCCCAGCTTTGTGTCTATGAGGAGTGACTGGTCTATGGATCCACCAGAAAATTTTAAGAGTGGAGATACACAGACTGATCTCAG TTCAGTTCACCAGAAGAGATCAGAAccagagtccagctgtgtgtctatgaggAGTGACGAGTCTATGggtcataaaatacattttccgAGTGGAGATACACAGACTGATCTGAG CCATGAAGTCCTCAACAGGTTTAGATCAAATCTGATGAAGAAGTTTGAGTGTCTGTATGAGGGAACAGCACAGCAGGGAAAcccaacactcctgaatgagaTCTACACAGAGCTCTACATCACAGAGAGTGAGAGTGGAGAGATCAGTAATGAGCATGAGGTGAGACAGATTGAGACACAATCCAGGAGAGCAGCAACAGAGGACACACCGATCCAATGCAATGACATCTTTAGACCTTTACCTGGacaagacaaacccatcagaactgtgctgacaaagggagtcgctggcattggaaaaacagtctctgtgcagaagttcatcctggactgggctgaagggaaaGAGAATCAGGACGTCCAGCTCATATTTCCACTTCCTTTCAGAGAGATCAATTTGATGAAGGACAAAACACTCAGTCTTTCTGATCTTCTTCATGTCTTTTtccctgaaacaaaagaaatggtAATATTCAGTGACAAATATAAAgtgttgttcatctttgatggtctggacGAGTGTCGTCTGTCTCTGGATTTTCAGAGCGATGTGAGGTTGTGTGATGTAAGTGAATCAGTCTCAGTGGACGTGCTGCTGACGAACCTCATTACGGGgaatctgcttccctctgctctcatctggatcacctccagaccagcagcagctgatCTCGTCCCCTCTGAGTGTGTCCATCGAGTGACAGAGGTACGAGGATTCAATGAGCCACAGAAGGAGGAAtacttcaggaagagaatcagtgatcaGAGTCTGGCCAATACGATCATCACACACCTGAAGTCATCAAGGAGCCTctacatcatgtgccacatcccagtgttctgctggatctcagccactgttctagagaagatgttgagtgaagcagagagtggagagattcccaagactctcactcaaatgtacacacacttcctgatcctTCAGACCAACATCAAACATGAGAAGGACTATGAGAAGAAAGTGAAAGATAAAGACATGATCCTCAAACTGGGGAAAGTGGCTTTTCAGCAGCTTGTGAAAGGCAATGTGATCTTCTATGAGGAAGACCTGAGAGAGTGTGGCATTGATGTGAGAgaagcatcagtgtactcaggattgtgcactcagatcttcagagaggagTTTGGCTGGTATCAGGGGAAAGTCTTCTGCTTTGTTCATCTGAGCATTCAGGAACATCTAGCGGCTCTATATGTGCACCTCTCCTTCACTAACAACAACAGAAATGTGTTTGAGCCCATCACTAAACAGAGTTTGCAGTGTAAAGTTAAGGACTGGCTTCcacttaatttatttaaacatgtttCATTATCTAAGCTGCATCAGAGAGCTGTGAATGAGGCTCTACAGAGTAAAAATGGACATCTGGACCTTTTCCTGCGATTTCTTCTGGGTCTTTCAGTGGAGTCTCATCAGATTCTTCTAAAAAGAGTAATGAAACAGAGAAGAAGCAGATCTGACAGCAGTGCGGAAACAGTTGAGTACATCAAGAAGAAGATCAGGACCATTGACTCTCCAGAGAaatccatcaatctgttccactgtctgaatgaactgggtGATCATTCACTAGTGGAGGAAATACAACAGTATCTGAAATCTGGAAGACTAAAGGAAGCCAATCTCTCTTCATCTCAGTGGTCAGCTGTAgtctttgtgttgttgacatcagaGAAGAAGCTGGAAGTGTTTgacattaatacatttgttGGAGGAAACAATAAAGCTGAAAAACTGAAAGTTTATCTGAAGCTGCTGCCTGTGATTAAAGAATCCAGATCAGTTCA GTTGGTTGATTGTGAtctcacagatgaaggttgtgctgctctgacttcagctctgagatcaaacccctcacacctgagagaactgaaTCTGACTGGGAATAAAATAGGAAATTCAGTGAATCTGCTGTCTGATGTACTacaggatcctcactgtaaactggagaaactgtg gttgagagattgtggagtcacagatgaaggttgtgctgctctgacttcagctctgagatcaaacccctcacacctgagagaactgaaTCTGACTGAGAATAAACTGGGTAATTCAGTGAATCTTCTCTCTGCTGTACTacaggatcctcactgtaaactggagaaactgtg gttgagttattgtggagtcacagatgaaggttgtgctgctctgacttcagctctgagatcaaacccctcacacctgagagtaCTGGATCTATCTGGGAATAATCTAGGACCTTCAGAACTGCTCACTGCTCTAAAGAATTCTCCACATTATAAACTAGAGACACTGTG GTTATGA
- the LOC127495480 gene encoding NLR family CARD domain-containing protein 3-like isoform X9 — translation MDDTQTSRDEDFSPGFSSVHQKRSEPEPSFVSMRSDWSMDPPENFKSGDTQTDLSSVHQKRSEPESSCVSMRSDESMGHKIHFPSGDTQTDLSHEVLNRFRSNLMKKFECLYEGTAQQGNPTLLNEIYTELYITESESGEISNEHEVRQIETQSRRAATEDTPIQCNDIFRPLPGQDKPIRTVLTKGVAGIGKTVSVQKFILDWAEGKENQDVQLIFPLPFREINLMKDKTLSLSDLLHVFFPETKEMVIFSDKYKVLFIFDGLDECRLSLDFQSDVRLCDVSESVSVDVLLTNLITGNLLPSALIWITSRPAAADLVPSECVHRVTEVRGFNEPQKEEYFRKRISDQSLANTIITHLKSSRSLYIMCHIPVFCWISATVLEKMLSEAESGEIPKTLTQMYTHFLILQTNIKHEKDYEKKVKDKDMILKLGKVAFQQLVKGNVIFYEEDLRECGIDVREASVYSGLCTQIFREEFGWYQGKVFCFVHLSIQEHLAALYVHLSFTNNNRNVFEPITKQSLQCKVKDWLPLNLFKHVSLSKLHQRAVNEALQSKNGHLDLFLRFLLGLSVESHQILLKRVMKQRRSRSDSSAETVEYIKKKIRTIDSPEKSINLFHCLNELGDHSLVEEIQQYLKSGRLKEANLSSSQWSAVVFVLLTSEKKLEVFDINTFVGGNNKAEKLKVYLKLLPVIKESRSVQLRDCGVTDEGCAALTSALRSNPSHLRELNLTENKLGNSVNLLSAVLQDPHCKLEKLWLSYCGVTDEGCAALTSALRSNPSHLRVLDLSGNNLGPSELLTALKNSPHYKLETLW, via the exons ATGGATGACACACAAACATCCAGAGATGAAGATTTTTCTCCAGGATTCAG TTCAGTTCATCAGAAGAGATCAGAACCAGAGCCCAGCTTTGTGTCTATGAGGAGTGACTGGTCTATGGATCCACCAGAAAATTTTAAGAGTGGAGATACACAGACTGATCTCAG TTCAGTTCACCAGAAGAGATCAGAAccagagtccagctgtgtgtctatgaggAGTGACGAGTCTATGggtcataaaatacattttccgAGTGGAGATACACAGACTGATCTGAG CCATGAAGTCCTCAACAGGTTTAGATCAAATCTGATGAAGAAGTTTGAGTGTCTGTATGAGGGAACAGCACAGCAGGGAAAcccaacactcctgaatgagaTCTACACAGAGCTCTACATCACAGAGAGTGAGAGTGGAGAGATCAGTAATGAGCATGAGGTGAGACAGATTGAGACACAATCCAGGAGAGCAGCAACAGAGGACACACCGATCCAATGCAATGACATCTTTAGACCTTTACCTGGacaagacaaacccatcagaactgtgctgacaaagggagtcgctggcattggaaaaacagtctctgtgcagaagttcatcctggactgggctgaagggaaaGAGAATCAGGACGTCCAGCTCATATTTCCACTTCCTTTCAGAGAGATCAATTTGATGAAGGACAAAACACTCAGTCTTTCTGATCTTCTTCATGTCTTTTtccctgaaacaaaagaaatggtAATATTCAGTGACAAATATAAAgtgttgttcatctttgatggtctggacGAGTGTCGTCTGTCTCTGGATTTTCAGAGCGATGTGAGGTTGTGTGATGTAAGTGAATCAGTCTCAGTGGACGTGCTGCTGACGAACCTCATTACGGGgaatctgcttccctctgctctcatctggatcacctccagaccagcagcagctgatCTCGTCCCCTCTGAGTGTGTCCATCGAGTGACAGAGGTACGAGGATTCAATGAGCCACAGAAGGAGGAAtacttcaggaagagaatcagtgatcaGAGTCTGGCCAATACGATCATCACACACCTGAAGTCATCAAGGAGCCTctacatcatgtgccacatcccagtgttctgctggatctcagccactgttctagagaagatgttgagtgaagcagagagtggagagattcccaagactctcactcaaatgtacacacacttcctgatcctTCAGACCAACATCAAACATGAGAAGGACTATGAGAAGAAAGTGAAAGATAAAGACATGATCCTCAAACTGGGGAAAGTGGCTTTTCAGCAGCTTGTGAAAGGCAATGTGATCTTCTATGAGGAAGACCTGAGAGAGTGTGGCATTGATGTGAGAgaagcatcagtgtactcaggattgtgcactcagatcttcagagaggagTTTGGCTGGTATCAGGGGAAAGTCTTCTGCTTTGTTCATCTGAGCATTCAGGAACATCTAGCGGCTCTATATGTGCACCTCTCCTTCACTAACAACAACAGAAATGTGTTTGAGCCCATCACTAAACAGAGTTTGCAGTGTAAAGTTAAGGACTGGCTTCcacttaatttatttaaacatgtttCATTATCTAAGCTGCATCAGAGAGCTGTGAATGAGGCTCTACAGAGTAAAAATGGACATCTGGACCTTTTCCTGCGATTTCTTCTGGGTCTTTCAGTGGAGTCTCATCAGATTCTTCTAAAAAGAGTAATGAAACAGAGAAGAAGCAGATCTGACAGCAGTGCGGAAACAGTTGAGTACATCAAGAAGAAGATCAGGACCATTGACTCTCCAGAGAaatccatcaatctgttccactgtctgaatgaactgggtGATCATTCACTAGTGGAGGAAATACAACAGTATCTGAAATCTGGAAGACTAAAGGAAGCCAATCTCTCTTCATCTCAGTGGTCAGCTGTAgtctttgtgttgttgacatcagaGAAGAAGCTGGAAGTGTTTgacattaatacatttgttGGAGGAAACAATAAAGCTGAAAAACTGAAAGTTTATCTGAAGCTGCTGCCTGTGATTAAAGAATCCAGATCAGTTCA gttgagagattgtggagtcacagatgaaggttgtgctgctctgacttcagctctgagatcaaacccctcacacctgagagaactgaaTCTGACTGAGAATAAACTGGGTAATTCAGTGAATCTTCTCTCTGCTGTACTacaggatcctcactgtaaactggagaaactgtg gttgagttattgtggagtcacagatgaaggttgtgctgctctgacttcagctctgagatcaaacccctcacacctgagagtaCTGGATCTATCTGGGAATAATCTAGGACCTTCAGAACTGCTCACTGCTCTAAAGAATTCTCCACATTATAAACTAGAGACACTGTGGTAa